A window of the Candidatus Nitrosotalea okcheonensis genome harbors these coding sequences:
- a CDS encoding glycosyltransferase family 4 protein — MKILIVSPTHQGIGGVARHVQGLVNFLKQNGHQVDIISSENTFTIPVRKLKNPSFMISSFLKTRFKKDYDIVHAQNPPAALALKGVHAKKILSLHGVHHEQVELLHGNTVGEVAKGFEKYALGWADAITVSSHELYDHYTKMGYAVHYLPNAMDISSLPTGVDRKYEKQIVYAARMSREKGIMDILKMAEKLPDDIHLLLLGSGPEEELVKKACENKKNLHFLGYQEKQKTIEIMRGSDIVIQPSIMEGGLSYTRLEAMACKVPLISTIAGGSKDALRHMENAYLVEPNNPQGLLQAILELMSDDKKRKELAENAFKTVQEYDWKVVGKSYLKLYNEILNRS; from the coding sequence TTGAAAATACTGATTGTTTCACCAACACACCAAGGGATTGGAGGAGTGGCAAGACATGTTCAGGGGCTGGTAAATTTCTTGAAACAAAATGGGCATCAAGTAGATATAATATCGTCTGAAAATACATTTACAATTCCAGTTAGAAAATTAAAAAACCCGAGTTTTATGATATCTTCTTTTTTGAAGACTCGGTTCAAAAAAGACTATGACATTGTGCATGCGCAAAATCCTCCTGCGGCTCTTGCACTAAAAGGTGTTCATGCAAAAAAAATTCTTTCCTTGCATGGAGTACATCATGAACAAGTGGAACTTCTACATGGAAATACCGTGGGTGAAGTGGCAAAAGGTTTTGAAAAATATGCTCTAGGTTGGGCTGATGCAATAACTGTATCATCACATGAATTGTATGACCATTATACAAAAATGGGATATGCTGTACATTATCTTCCAAACGCGATGGATATTTCCTCTCTGCCAACTGGTGTTGATAGAAAATATGAAAAACAGATAGTCTATGCTGCCCGGATGTCAAGAGAAAAGGGTATAATGGACATACTCAAAATGGCTGAAAAACTACCTGATGATATTCATCTGTTACTCTTGGGAAGTGGTCCTGAAGAAGAGCTTGTAAAAAAGGCATGTGAGAACAAGAAGAATCTTCATTTTCTTGGATATCAAGAAAAACAAAAAACAATCGAAATCATGCGTGGATCTGATATTGTTATACAGCCTTCTATAATGGAAGGGGGGCTAAGCTATACTAGGTTGGAGGCAATGGCATGCAAGGTACCTCTTATTTCTACGATTGCGGGAGGCAGCAAGGATGCATTACGTCATATGGAAAATGCGTATCTGGTGGAACCTAATAATCCTCAAGGGCTACTACAAGCAATTCTTGAATTAATGTCCGATGATAAAAAAAGAAAAGAATTGGCAGAGAATGCATTCAAGACAGTCCAAGAATATGATTGGAAGGTAGTTGGTAAAAGCTATCTAAAGTTATACAATGAGATTTTAAACAGGTCATAG
- a CDS encoding metal-dependent transcriptional regulator, translating to MEDQEVLFVGTAEAEHVEMYLKAIWHIKEDGNPVKISTIAKMLNVRQPSVVQMLKKLNESKLVNYNKSGVSLTKNGEEIGSNMMRNSRLLEVLMDSALKVDIDEEMVCGIEHHMNVQFTDALCTMLKHPRKCPHDNDIPRGNCCKN from the coding sequence ATGGAAGATCAAGAAGTTTTGTTTGTTGGAACTGCCGAAGCAGAACATGTCGAGATGTATCTCAAGGCAATATGGCACATCAAGGAAGATGGAAATCCTGTAAAAATTAGCACCATCGCCAAGATGCTAAACGTAAGACAGCCAAGTGTAGTACAGATGCTAAAAAAATTAAACGAGTCAAAACTTGTAAATTACAACAAAAGCGGAGTCTCGCTTACTAAAAACGGTGAGGAGATAGGCTCTAACATGATGCGAAATAGCAGACTGCTTGAGGTACTAATGGATAGCGCTCTAAAGGTAGACATTGATGAAGAGATGGTTTGTGGGATTGAGCACCACATGAATGTACAATTTACAGACGCACTATGTACAATGCTCAAGCATCCAAGAAAATGTCCACATGATAACGACATTCCACGCGGAAATTGTTGCAAGAATTAA
- a CDS encoding glycosyltransferase family 2 protein, which produces MKVIIGLPAFNEEKNIASTIAKLQKFSYTIVVCNDGSSDMTGTIAEKMGALVVNHQKNLGYGAGIRTLFTKAKELDADMLVTFDADGQHRVEDIENIIRPIETGEADIVIGSRFLNKTNDTNVPKYRKIGIKVITNVTNSSMNFKISDSQSGFRAYNKKVLKEVTPSEYGMGVSTEILIKANKSGFRFKEVPITILYEGETSTHNPVSHGVSVILSTMKFISIEHPLKFYGIPGMVFLAIGLFFIVWTIQAFTATRQIITNISLIGIGAIILGTMLTMTAILLYSLVNVVRERHSD; this is translated from the coding sequence ATGAAAGTGATAATAGGATTACCTGCATTTAATGAAGAAAAAAATATTGCCTCAACTATTGCGAAATTACAAAAATTTTCATATACTATAGTAGTATGTAATGATGGTTCTTCAGACATGACTGGAACAATTGCTGAGAAGATGGGAGCTCTAGTAGTAAATCATCAAAAAAATTTAGGATATGGTGCAGGAATACGAACTCTATTTACCAAAGCAAAAGAATTGGACGCAGACATGTTAGTAACATTTGATGCTGACGGACAACATCGAGTAGAAGATATTGAAAATATAATAAGACCAATCGAAACAGGCGAGGCGGATATCGTAATAGGTTCAAGATTTTTGAACAAAACCAATGATACAAACGTACCCAAATATAGAAAAATAGGAATCAAAGTAATAACAAATGTTACAAATTCTTCCATGAATTTTAAAATAAGTGATTCACAAAGTGGATTTAGAGCATATAACAAGAAGGTCTTAAAAGAAGTTACTCCTTCAGAGTACGGAATGGGAGTATCAACAGAGATCCTGATAAAAGCTAACAAGAGTGGTTTTCGGTTTAAAGAAGTTCCAATAACCATATTGTATGAAGGAGAGACTTCAACGCACAATCCTGTATCTCACGGAGTTTCGGTAATACTTAGCACTATGAAATTTATCTCAATAGAACATCCATTGAAATTCTATGGCATACCAGGAATGGTCTTCTTAGCAATCGGATTATTTTTTATTGTCTGGACTATTCAGGCATTTACTGCCACGCGCCAGATCATAACAAATATCTCATTGATTGGAATAGGAGCAATAATTTTAGGTACAATGTTGACAATGACTGCAATTTTGCTTTATTCATTGGTTAACGTAGTACGAGAGCGCCATTCTGATTAA
- a CDS encoding TrmB family transcriptional regulator: MSLSDKARKSLEKIGLTSYEIKTYSSLLKTGPITASDLSQKSGVPYSKIYEVLGTLEEKGWIGSDDSRPTQYFAKSPATAIQTSKQQMETEFRNNENIVLKELTPLYEQSGISERPDIWIISGVINIATKILEMVDSCRNEVMIAIPKVAEELAKEALPKIRLLHDRGVDITILVSEDVEADTLKSLSRLATVKVKKGLFGGGIISDKRYVVLLLGEELGTTGTKEAVAIWADHSGLAGFAREYFEYLLKESKDVKSGK; encoded by the coding sequence ATGAGTCTCTCTGACAAGGCAAGAAAATCACTGGAAAAGATAGGCCTTACAAGCTATGAAATCAAGACATATTCTTCGCTTTTAAAAACAGGTCCCATTACTGCCTCCGATCTGAGTCAGAAATCAGGTGTGCCATATTCAAAGATCTATGAAGTTCTAGGCACCCTAGAAGAGAAGGGGTGGATAGGCTCTGATGATTCAAGACCAACGCAATATTTTGCAAAATCTCCAGCCACTGCAATACAGACATCAAAGCAGCAGATGGAGACAGAATTTAGAAATAATGAAAACATTGTACTCAAAGAACTCACCCCGCTTTATGAGCAGAGTGGGATAAGCGAGCGTCCAGACATTTGGATAATTTCAGGTGTGATAAATATTGCAACAAAGATTCTTGAGATGGTAGATTCGTGCAGAAATGAGGTAATGATTGCAATCCCAAAAGTTGCAGAAGAGCTGGCAAAAGAAGCCTTGCCAAAGATCAGACTATTGCATGACAGGGGAGTTGATATTACAATTCTAGTCTCAGAAGACGTTGAAGCTGATACGCTAAAGTCATTATCAAGGTTAGCAACAGTAAAAGTAAAGAAGGGTCTCTTTGGAGGAGGAATTATTTCTGATAAAAGATATGTCGTGTTACTGCTTGGCGAGGAGCTTGGCACAACGGGAACAAAGGAAGCAGTTGCCATATGGGCAGACCACTCTGGCCTGGCAGGCTTTGCCCGTGAATATTTTGAATATCTCTTAAAAGAATCAAAAGATGTAAAATCAGGCAAGTAG
- a CDS encoding polysaccharide biosynthesis C-terminal domain-containing protein — protein MKDDLNKIRSIVTRFKDLTTLGIANIASAGISGIFWFYLASILGTSEYGRLSYLISIGSIAGVISFLGAGTTITVYSAKNEKIQATLFSIITITSAIGSIVTFLIFHDYTVSLYIIGYGIFNVTVADILGKKQYKNYSIYMITQKILWVGLSLLFYYIIGFEGIILGIAFSFLAYSFVIIRGLKETKFSLSMLKSHFRIMMNNYVLDLSRAFGGNMDKLIIAPLLGFSLLGNYQLGQQFLSLLSLLPTVVFQYILPHDSSGNANKKLKKSLILFSIGLAVIGIIASPIIIPHLFPKYTQAVRIFQIISLAVIPASINLTYISQFLGREQSKIVLIGSGISLAVAIPSIIILGKIYGINGATFAIVLSGFIETAYLVYVDRLINRKSQAENISKQTQNISLEDHSEVQETKIFSLKHIILSIVIIFSAGLFLRIYYFPYNIPLILDALQYFSYASDATVLGHLPTSYIFANNGWPAFLSLFFSLSHFSNVLDYMNLQRVLTVSLSVLTIIPVYLLCRRFFSPVYAIIGAAIFAFEPRIIQNSELGITEPLFIILVTLALFFFFSSRKNLVYVSFALVAFSTLVRAEGFFVFLPFLIMFFVRNRKGKKIILNCLLVISIFILLILPMVVYRIHTTGNDAITGRILASTGDLRTQIQENGFKSYLQSSTENILKLSGWSLIPMFILILPPGLYFILRERNLDNISIITIAVFMSLPVLYAFSANPDTRYIYPLFPLFCVISLFTIKKIVNHQKNKNVILFLVIGSIIVSSIIFLDLKKIDYDHQEESFMIAQKVTTIAKGVNDYHPEDAYITPASLPEKWPVLESSIDFKTITIPTKNFTSLTEYIKFGKGKGLTDLVVDGAKNRPAFLNDVYYHDNKYPFLTKIFDSYNEKFKYHLKIYEINYEKLNSEIIK, from the coding sequence ATGAAAGACGATTTGAACAAGATAAGAAGTATTGTAACCAGGTTTAAAGATTTAACAACATTAGGCATTGCAAATATTGCATCTGCAGGAATTTCAGGTATTTTTTGGTTTTATCTTGCTTCAATTCTTGGAACTTCAGAATATGGCAGACTAAGCTACCTTATCTCAATAGGAAGTATTGCAGGTGTAATTTCATTTTTAGGTGCTGGAACAACAATAACTGTATACAGTGCTAAAAACGAGAAGATACAGGCCACATTATTTTCCATAATTACCATTACAAGTGCCATAGGTTCCATAGTAACATTTCTGATCTTTCATGATTACACCGTAAGTTTGTACATCATAGGCTATGGCATCTTTAACGTAACTGTTGCAGACATACTAGGAAAAAAACAATACAAAAACTATTCAATATATATGATAACTCAGAAAATTCTTTGGGTTGGTTTATCCCTATTATTTTATTACATAATAGGTTTTGAAGGAATAATTCTTGGAATAGCATTTTCGTTTTTGGCATACTCGTTTGTAATCATAAGAGGTTTGAAAGAAACTAAGTTTTCGCTATCCATGTTAAAAAGTCATTTCAGAATAATGATGAACAACTATGTTTTGGATCTTTCAAGAGCTTTTGGAGGAAATATGGACAAATTAATAATTGCGCCACTACTTGGATTTTCTTTATTAGGAAACTACCAACTCGGTCAGCAATTTCTATCTTTATTGAGTTTATTACCTACAGTTGTTTTCCAATACATATTACCACATGATTCTAGTGGTAATGCCAACAAAAAGTTAAAAAAATCCCTGATTTTATTTTCAATAGGTCTTGCGGTTATTGGTATAATAGCTTCCCCCATAATCATTCCCCACCTATTTCCAAAATACACCCAAGCTGTTAGAATCTTTCAGATTATCAGTTTAGCAGTAATTCCAGCATCCATAAATTTGACATATATATCTCAATTTCTTGGCAGAGAACAAAGTAAGATAGTATTAATTGGATCAGGGATTTCACTGGCAGTTGCGATACCGTCTATTATCATACTAGGAAAAATATATGGTATCAATGGAGCCACTTTTGCCATAGTATTATCAGGATTCATTGAAACAGCTTATCTTGTATATGTGGATCGTTTGATAAATAGAAAATCACAGGCTGAGAACATTTCTAAACAGACACAAAATATTAGTTTAGAAGATCATAGTGAAGTACAAGAAACAAAAATTTTTTCGTTAAAACACATAATTCTTTCAATTGTCATAATTTTTTCAGCTGGATTATTTCTAAGGATATATTATTTTCCATACAACATTCCGTTGATTCTTGATGCATTACAATATTTTTCATATGCAAGTGATGCAACAGTCTTAGGACATCTGCCAACAAGTTATATTTTTGCAAACAATGGATGGCCTGCCTTTTTATCATTATTTTTTTCCTTGTCACATTTTAGCAATGTCTTGGATTACATGAATCTACAGAGAGTATTAACAGTCTCTCTTTCAGTATTAACAATAATTCCGGTATATCTTCTCTGCAGAAGATTCTTTTCTCCAGTTTATGCAATAATTGGCGCTGCAATTTTTGCATTTGAACCAAGAATAATACAAAATTCCGAATTAGGTATAACAGAACCACTTTTTATCATACTAGTAACACTTGCACTGTTTTTCTTTTTTAGTTCTAGAAAGAATCTGGTGTATGTCTCCTTTGCTTTAGTAGCATTTTCTACTCTAGTTAGAGCTGAAGGATTCTTTGTCTTTTTACCATTTTTGATAATGTTTTTTGTAAGAAACAGAAAAGGAAAAAAAATAATACTAAACTGTCTTTTAGTAATTTCTATTTTCATATTATTGATTTTGCCAATGGTAGTTTATAGAATTCATACAACAGGAAATGATGCAATAACTGGTAGGATACTTGCTAGTACTGGTGATCTGAGAACACAGATACAAGAAAATGGATTTAAAAGTTATTTACAATCATCTACCGAAAACATACTAAAACTGTCAGGCTGGTCATTGATACCAATGTTTATCCTAATTCTACCGCCAGGTCTTTATTTCATTTTAAGAGAGAGAAATTTAGACAATATTTCAATTATAACAATAGCAGTTTTCATGAGTTTACCTGTACTTTATGCATTTTCAGCAAATCCAGATACCAGATACATCTATCCCCTCTTTCCTTTGTTTTGTGTTATTTCATTATTTACAATAAAGAAAATTGTAAACCATCAAAAAAATAAGAATGTAATATTATTTCTTGTCATAGGATCAATAATTGTATCATCAATTATTTTTCTCGATTTGAAGAAGATTGATTATGATCATCAGGAAGAATCATTTATGATTGCACAGAAAGTTACAACAATAGCAAAAGGTGTTAATGATTATCATCCTGAGGATGCATATATCACTCCTGCATCATTGCCAGAAAAATGGCCTGTTTTAGAATCATCCATAGATTTTAAAACCATTACAATTCCAACAAAGAATTTTACATCACTTACAGAATATATCAAATTTGGCAAAGGCAAAGGCTTAACCGATTTAGTTGTAGATGGCGCGAAAAATAGACCGGCCTTTCTCAATGATGTGTATTATCATGACAACAAGTATCCTTTCCTAACCAAGATATTTGATTCATATAATGAGAAATTCAAATATCATCTTAAAATTTATGAGATAAATTATGAAAAATTAAATTCAGAGATAATAAAATAA
- a CDS encoding type II toxin-antitoxin system VapC family toxin → MVITAVLDTNILLNAKNGKEPHSIQSLQILDAVEDGFIQGIISVISIAELCTGYYSQGDKSGKEELLAHLISTKGFVIVGLDIDTADTAAKIRADTGLRLPDAIIIATGLAKGAKYLVTHDKELKKASHYLEIISSRDLLGRFRHIRKK, encoded by the coding sequence ATGGTAATAACCGCAGTGCTAGATACCAACATCTTACTGAATGCCAAGAATGGTAAAGAGCCACATTCTATACAGTCCTTGCAGATATTGGATGCAGTTGAAGACGGCTTCATACAAGGAATCATATCTGTAATCTCGATTGCAGAATTGTGTACAGGGTATTATTCCCAAGGAGACAAGAGTGGTAAAGAGGAGTTACTTGCCCATCTAATTTCTACCAAGGGTTTTGTGATTGTTGGACTTGACATTGATACGGCTGATACTGCAGCAAAGATCCGTGCAGATACAGGTCTCAGATTGCCTGATGCCATAATAATTGCAACTGGACTTGCAAAAGGTGCAAAATATCTTGTAACCCATGACAAGGAGTTAAAGAAAGCCAGTCATTATCTTGAGATCATATCATCAAGAGATCTTCTTGGTAGGTTTAGACACATCAGAAAAAAATAG
- a CDS encoding NAD-dependent epimerase/dehydratase family protein: MKFIITGGAGFIGSHLAEFLSSKGHSVQIIDNLSSGKLANLSKVLDQIDFLKFDILNYDKLREAVKDIDGIFHHAALTSVQDSFLRPEEYERVNVQGTENILRAAKEFEIKVVFASSASVYGNPEKIPIKEDAERRPLNPYGLSKLKAENLCAQYYELGVSVIGLRYFNVYGPRQTKDYAGVITKFIDNALDKKPLLINGNGFQVRDFVSVNDVAAANFLAMKSNVTCGFINIGSGIATSIKELAEMIMQLSGMQSEPIYEEFKEGDIRFSQANVDLAKELLDWKPKTILKDWLKENVKNL; the protein is encoded by the coding sequence ATGAAATTCATAATTACTGGTGGTGCTGGGTTTATTGGTAGCCATCTTGCAGAATTTCTTTCAAGTAAAGGTCATTCGGTTCAAATAATAGATAATCTTTCTAGCGGTAAATTAGCAAATCTTTCTAAAGTACTAGACCAAATAGACTTTCTCAAATTTGATATTCTAAATTATGATAAATTAAGAGAAGCAGTCAAAGATATTGATGGAATTTTTCATCATGCTGCTCTCACCTCGGTTCAAGATTCTTTTTTAAGACCTGAAGAGTACGAGCGTGTTAATGTACAAGGCACAGAAAACATTCTAAGAGCTGCAAAAGAGTTTGAGATTAAAGTGGTATTTGCAAGTAGCGCAAGTGTTTATGGAAATCCTGAAAAAATTCCAATCAAAGAAGATGCTGAGAGAAGACCATTGAATCCATATGGTCTTTCCAAGTTAAAGGCTGAAAACTTGTGTGCACAGTACTATGAACTAGGAGTTTCAGTGATAGGATTGAGATATTTTAATGTCTATGGACCTAGACAAACCAAAGACTATGCTGGTGTTATAACAAAATTCATAGATAATGCACTAGATAAAAAACCTCTTCTGATTAATGGGAATGGTTTTCAAGTAAGAGACTTTGTATCAGTAAACGATGTGGCAGCTGCAAACTTTTTGGCCATGAAAAGTAATGTAACTTGTGGATTTATCAACATAGGTTCAGGTATTGCTACCTCGATTAAAGAATTGGCAGAAATGATTATGCAACTGTCTGGCATGCAATCTGAACCAATTTATGAGGAATTTAAAGAAGGTGATATTAGATTTAGTCAAGCTAATGTTGATCTAGCTAAAGAACTACTCGATTGGAAACCAAAAACCATCTTAAAAGACTGGTTAAAAGAAAATGTAAAAAATCTCTAA
- a CDS encoding AbrB/MazE/SpoVT family DNA-binding domain-containing protein — protein MNIGSITTKGQITIPKEIRASLDLKEGDKVIFVIEGGQTIIRKASRERLSEILHRQKPWKEHSIRFQKRMRKEW, from the coding sequence ATGAACATAGGGTCCATTACCACCAAGGGACAGATAACGATTCCAAAGGAGATCAGGGCTTCACTGGATCTAAAGGAAGGAGATAAAGTGATTTTTGTAATTGAAGGTGGACAGACAATAATAAGAAAAGCTTCAAGGGAGAGGCTCTCGGAGATTTTACACAGGCAGAAACCGTGGAAAGAACATAGTATAAGATTTCAAAAGAGAATGCGAAAAGAATGGTAA
- the tes gene encoding tetraether lipid synthase Tes: MELIQISNQKTPTLGKKSTIRFTQSICPECNMILDAEVFERDGKVFMTKTCPTHGECEELYFGSYDMYKKFSTYWIDGKGAHAPNVMIDKCSCPNNCGLCSNHLSHSGLANMIVTNRCDLTCWYCFFYVKKGLEGAYMYEPSQDQVRAMMKTLKAERPIPGNSMQITGGEPMLREDIVDVIKIMKEEGVDHIQMNTNGIRFALDPEAMREVRLAGVNNLYLSFDGVTPRTNPKNHWEIPYALESARKTGTTVVFVPTVIKSINDHELGPIIRYAQKNLDVVHAVNFQPVSLTGRMGKKEREKYRITIPDCIQRIEEQTNGEVTVDDWFPVPSCMPLTNVIEAFSSKPKYELSIHFACGAGTYIFEDAETKKFVPLTRFADIQGMLELFEDKAEEIKSGKNKYFTMLEVVRKLSSFIDKKKQPAGLDLAKMFGSILMKRSFNSVGSWHVKGLFLGMMHFQDKYNEDLERLQRCDIHYLTPDLRIVPFCAFNVIPEWYRDRIQKKYSISVEEWEKRVGVKLEDGLYRGIMRRGSGDELAAGCAKSQMMHEASQALS, from the coding sequence ATGGAATTAATCCAAATATCTAATCAAAAGACTCCTACTCTAGGAAAGAAATCAACTATACGATTTACCCAGAGTATCTGTCCTGAATGTAATATGATACTTGATGCAGAGGTCTTTGAGAGGGATGGCAAGGTCTTCATGACAAAGACTTGTCCAACACACGGAGAATGCGAAGAACTCTATTTTGGCTCTTATGACATGTACAAAAAATTCAGTACATATTGGATTGACGGAAAAGGTGCACATGCTCCAAATGTAATGATTGACAAGTGTTCATGTCCTAACAACTGTGGTCTGTGCTCTAACCACCTGTCCCACAGTGGACTTGCAAACATGATAGTTACAAACAGATGTGATTTGACATGCTGGTACTGTTTCTTCTATGTAAAGAAAGGACTTGAAGGTGCATACATGTATGAACCCTCACAAGACCAAGTAAGAGCAATGATGAAGACACTAAAGGCGGAAAGACCAATTCCGGGAAATTCAATGCAAATTACTGGTGGTGAACCGATGCTCAGAGAAGACATTGTTGATGTTATCAAAATAATGAAAGAAGAGGGTGTTGATCACATCCAGATGAATACAAATGGAATAAGATTTGCACTAGACCCAGAAGCAATGAGGGAAGTAAGACTTGCAGGTGTAAATAATCTCTATCTTAGTTTTGACGGTGTAACCCCAAGAACAAATCCAAAGAATCACTGGGAAATTCCGTATGCACTAGAGAGTGCAAGAAAGACAGGAACTACCGTAGTGTTTGTTCCAACTGTAATAAAATCAATCAATGACCATGAACTAGGTCCAATTATCAGGTATGCTCAAAAGAATTTAGATGTAGTTCACGCAGTAAACTTTCAGCCTGTATCATTGACTGGAAGAATGGGCAAGAAAGAGCGTGAAAAATATCGTATCACAATACCAGACTGTATCCAAAGAATTGAGGAACAGACAAATGGTGAAGTAACAGTAGATGACTGGTTCCCAGTTCCAAGCTGCATGCCTCTAACAAATGTAATTGAAGCATTTTCTAGCAAGCCAAAATATGAGCTCTCAATCCACTTTGCATGTGGTGCAGGAACATACATCTTTGAAGATGCTGAAACCAAAAAGTTTGTCCCACTGACAAGATTTGCTGACATTCAGGGAATGCTAGAACTCTTTGAAGACAAGGCAGAAGAAATCAAGTCTGGAAAGAACAAGTACTTTACAATGCTCGAAGTGGTAAGAAAACTTTCAAGCTTTATCGATAAAAAGAAACAGCCAGCAGGTCTTGACTTGGCAAAGATGTTCGGTAGTATATTGATGAAGAGATCATTCAACTCTGTAGGCTCATGGCATGTCAAGGGATTGTTCTTGGGCATGATGCACTTTCAGGACAAGTACAACGAAGACCTTGAAAGACTCCAAAGATGTGATATTCACTATCTCACACCAGACTTGAGAATTGTTCCATTCTGTGCCTTTAACGTGATTCCAGAGTGGTACAGAGACAGAATCCAAAAGAAATACTCCATTTCAGTAGAAGAATGGGAGAAGCGAGTCGGAGTAAAACTCGAAGATGGTCTATACCGAGGAATAATGAGGAGAGGTTCTGGTGACGAGCTTGCAGCAGGCTGTGCAAAGAGCCAGATGATGCATGAAGCATCACAAGCCTTGTCTTAG
- a CDS encoding SDR family NAD(P)-dependent oxidoreductase — protein MKILKNKTILITGGTGSIGEALVKKALLDGAKKIKVFSNDENGLYEMEIEYNKDNIEFIIGDVRNADTVNSIVKNVDIVFHAAALKHVDRCELYPLEAFGVNIVGTNNVIQASLKENVDRVVLISTDKAVNPIGVMGGTKLLAEKLISSEAHKDISTIFCSVRFGNVLHTRGSILPRIEKQIRKGGPITITDIRMKRFFMTKEDAVNLIISATEIAKGGEIFVLKMPVIKLVDMFETMKSILAPRYGFKPEKIETKILGIRPGEKLLEDLMNDFEMEHALETKEFFIIPSLFKKYKMTDYVGAKKPTDIKLYFKNLKPLPKDEVVTMFKKIY, from the coding sequence ATGAAAATACTAAAAAATAAAACAATTCTTATAACTGGAGGAACAGGTTCAATAGGAGAAGCACTAGTAAAAAAAGCTCTTTTAGATGGTGCTAAAAAAATTAAGGTTTTCAGTAATGATGAAAATGGCCTTTATGAAATGGAGATAGAATATAATAAAGATAATATTGAATTTATTATTGGAGATGTAAGAAATGCTGATACAGTTAATTCAATTGTAAAAAATGTTGATATTGTTTTTCATGCAGCAGCTTTGAAACATGTGGATAGATGTGAGCTTTATCCCCTTGAAGCATTTGGAGTAAATATTGTGGGAACTAACAATGTAATTCAAGCATCTTTGAAAGAAAATGTTGATAGAGTAGTTTTGATAAGTACCGATAAGGCGGTAAATCCTATTGGTGTTATGGGCGGAACCAAACTACTTGCAGAAAAATTAATCTCATCAGAGGCACATAAAGACATCTCAACTATATTTTGTTCAGTCCGATTTGGTAATGTTTTACATACACGTGGATCTATATTGCCAAGAATTGAAAAGCAGATCCGAAAAGGAGGACCAATTACAATAACTGATATCAGAATGAAAAGATTTTTCATGACAAAGGAAGATGCAGTTAATTTAATCATATCTGCAACAGAAATTGCAAAAGGCGGAGAGATCTTTGTTCTAAAGATGCCAGTAATCAAATTGGTAGATATGTTTGAGACCATGAAAAGTATACTTGCGCCACGCTATGGATTCAAACCTGAAAAAATTGAAACAAAGATTTTGGGTATAAGACCAGGAGAAAAACTATTAGAAGATTTGATGAATGATTTTGAGATGGAACATGCACTAGAAACAAAAGAATTTTTCATTATTCCATCGTTATTTAAAAAATATAAAATGACTGACTATGTTGGGGCAAAAAAACCAACTGACATTAAATTATATTTTAAAAATCTTAAACCACTTCCAAAAGATGAAGTCGTAACCATGTTTAAGAAAATTTATTGA